The Candidatus Tumulicola sp. genomic interval CCAAACGCTTCGAGTTCTGCTGGGTGCTCGACTTCCCGCTTTTCGAAAAAGATCCGCAGACCGGTGCGATCGGTCCCATGCACCATCCGTTCACCGCGCCAGCGCCAGGCCAGGAGTCGCTCGACGGTGATCCGCTCTGCCTGCGCGCCCAGCACTACGACCTCGTGCTCAACGGCTCCGAACTTGGCAGCGGTTCTATTCGCATCCACAACCCCGAGGTGCAGCGCAAAGTGTTCGCGTTGCTCGGCTATTCCGAAGAGGAAGTGCAAGCGCGCTTCGGCTTCTTGCTCGAAGCGTTCGCGTACGGCGCGCCGCCGCACGGCGGCATGGCGCTCGGCATCGATCGGATCATCGCCATGATGGTCGGCGCCGATTCCATCCGCGAGGTCATCGCCTTCCCGAAGAACCAGCGCTTCCAAGACGTGATGATCGACGCGCCGTCGGCCGTGGACGCGCAGCAGCTGCGAGAGCTGCGCATCAAGGTGGACCTGCCCCCCGGCAAGTCGAACTGAAAAGGTGGCTGCGATGTTGACGATCCCGCTTGTCCGCGAGTCCGACGCCTCAGACGAACGCGTTCGCGAGGCCTTTCGCGACATCAAAGCCACGTTGCGGGTGCCGCTGGTGAGCCAGATATTCCAGGCGTGGGCGACGGTGCCGCGCTTTTTGGATTACGCATGGCGCCGCTTTCGGCCCAACGTGCTCGCCGCGAGCTTCATCGAGCAGTCGCGCAGGATCAGCGGGCTCGCCGCGCGGGTGGTTTCGGCGTGGCCGGGCGACGATCACGGAGCGGCCCTGCGCGAGCGGAACGTCAGCGAAGCGGACATGCTTCGCATGCGCGAGATCTCCAGCATGTTCAACGACCTGGACTGCAAGCTGCTCGCGATCGCGCACGCCGTGCGTCTGGCGCTGGGTGGAACCCAAATCGGCGGAGGCGGCATAAGCGGGCCGCAGCACGGCGGCGACAAAGACCGGCTCTCGCGCGATCATCGGGGTCTGAGACTCAGCCTGGTCGACGAGCGCGATGCCCCGCCTCGCATCCGGACGGTTCTCGAGGACATCAAGTCGAGCCTCGGGCTCTCGCTGATGCCCAGCGAATACCGCGCGATCGCCGCGTTCCCGGACTGGCTCGAGATATGGTGGAAGGACTGCAAGGCCAGCTTGAACGCGCCGCGCTACGCGGCCCTGCTGCGCGAAGTGGACGAAGCGGGCGTCGAGGCTGCTCGCGCGCTGCCGTATCGCTTGAACCTCTCCGACGAGCTGTTGCTGCGCTCGGAAGTGACATCCGACGATCGCGCGCGCATCTCGCGCATCAACGACGCATTTTGCGAGATGCTGCCCGGCTTGGTCATCACGCTGGCCGTGGCGAACCGCGGCCTCGGCCAGACGACCGGGGTTATCTAGGAGAAATCGTTAGAGATCATCACTGCTTGGCTCCCGGAGGTGTAGAACATGGTCAATGCGGACGGCATTTCTTATTTCGTCCTGCTGCTGCTCATGGTGCTCATGATCAATTGGCTGTTCCACGTGCACGCGCTGGGAAGCGCGTGGCGGGAGAACAAGCGTCAACTGCTGCAGATGGGCATCGCGTTCGCGGCAGGCGCGCTGTTCGCGTGGTTTTCACGCCATGGCGTGTTGTGGGCGCTGCATCTCGTGCCTGAGGGCGGCGGTCTCGATTCGCTCGTCACTGGCGCTGTGATCGCGATCGGCTCTGACAACCTCAGCCTGCTGCAAACCCTCGGGGGGCACGCCGCCGCGCCGCAAGCGGCGGCTGCGGGCGCTGCAGGCGGTGCGATTCCGGACGTCGTGCAGGTCAGCGGACAAGTGCGCCTCGTCAAATGAGACGGGCCGCGGCGATGCTGGCGTTGGCCGGCGCGCTTGTCGCAGGTCAACTCCACGAACGTCGCATCGCGTCCGCGCAGACCGCAGGGGCGCAGCAGTTCATCACCTGCGTCAATGACGCGCTGCCGTCACAGCAGCGCGAATTACTGCGCGGTATGTCGCAAGGGCTGCAAGACGTGGCCTACCAGCGCGCCGTCTCGGCCTGCTTGGACCAACAGCCGAACCTCGGTGTGGGCCGAGGAGATCCTAGAGTGCTCGGCGTCGCACGGTGCCTCGAGCGCTCTTTCAACATCGAGTGTTTTCAGATCGCGCTCGCCTCACCGCCGCCGACGGCGACCCCAACCCCCGCGCCAAAACCGACGCCGACGCCGACGCCCAGCCCTTCGCCGACGCCGACACCCACGCCGAGTCCATCACCGACTCCGCGGCCGTCCCCCGCTCCGGCGACGACGCCGCCCGGCTCGGTAAAGCCGCACTCCGCGTCGTCGGCTCCGCGACGTACGGCGGGGCCGCAACCCACGCTCCTACCGCCGGTGCCCGCGCCGTCCCCTTCGAGCGCGCCGGTCGTCGACGCCGGCGCAGCGTACATCGGGCTTGGCTGCGCTTTCTTAGCCGGCGTGCTCTTTGGTGCGGGTCTTGTCGCCAGGCGCGAAGATGCTCGCCGGCGCGCGAAAAGGCGGATCGCGATCGAGGTCGACCTCGAGGCGAAGTAGCCCGCCCATTAAAAGACGGCCGTCAGTTCGTGATCTCCCAAATCGTCTTGGGCGGCGCGATCAGATACACGGTGCCGCCGGAACCGTCGAGCCACACGTGCGCGAATTGATCGCGCTTGTAGATGCGGCGGATCTCCCCGGGCGCGGCATACGGATCATTGACGATGACGTCGCCCGCGCTCGTGAATCCGCGGACCACCAGCAAGTGGCCGTCCGTCTTGTCGTACGGAGCGCCCTGCAATTCGCCGGACTTCGCCGAGAGGCTCGCGATGACCGGAATCGCGCGCGCGATGAGCTGCTCGAGGTCCGCCAGGTTGGAGTATTGCCTGACGTAGCCGCCCAGCCCGTGCTCCGCGGCGAACGCGACATTGAACGGCCAATTGCCGGTTCCGTCATACACCGGATCGTAGGTGCCGTCGGCTGCGGCGGGCACGTCGACATCCCACTCCGGGTGTGCGGCATCGCGCGCCCAATACGCCATCACCATCGACACGCTTGCAGGGCTGCACCACGCGTCGCCGCCGCCTCCGACGGCATCGGGAGAAGCAGGCACGCGCTGCGTGCGCTCGGGCACGTGAAGATCGGTCCCCCAAGCGAACTTTTGGATGTCGGCGCGAGCGCCGGGCGGTACGCCGAGCGAGGTCGCGACCGCGAGCAAGTCGATGCTCGGCGATCTGCCATCCGCGGAGTCCTGCAGATTCACGCCGATCTGGAAAGCGTCAGCGGGCGCGCGCAGCGTCAGCGTGTCGGTGTCGACTTTGCCCTCGGTGTCCTGCTGCCCGGCCAACGAACGGCGCTTGCCGGCGAGACGGTTTGAACTCCACAGACCCATGACGTACCAGCGCGTCCAGCGCCCGCCGACGCGAGCGCGCAGCGTCAGTTCGAGCGAGCTGCCGCGCGGCGTGATCGCGTTCCACGAAGCGATCGCGACGGTGAAACCGCCGGGCACCATCTGGGGATCGCCTTCGATGTCGGTCGATGCGGCCGGTTGGAAACGCTCGACCCAAACGCGGTCGTTAGCATCGCCGCCCGCGCGCGCGGGTCCGCCCGCGGAGCTCACGACCGCGCAAAGCGCAACAAGGCTGCACGCACGCGCTAGATTTCCCATTCCCAAGCGTTCCAGAAATCGGTGATGACCGGCGACGGCTTGTAGCCGCGGAGATCGCTGTTCGCCGCCACGACGCTGTTATCCCAATAGATTATGACCGCCGGAACCTCTTGCAGCATGATGCGCCAGGCCGCCTCGTAGTCGCGCCGTCGCGCCGCCTGATCGAAGACGTGCTGCGCGTCGGCCAAATACGCATCCACGCGCCGGTTGCAGTAGAAGTTCGTGTTGCCGCCGTGCGGCGGCCAGTAGGCACATCCCCAGAGCGCGAGGTTATCGGGATCGGTGCCTTCGGTGTTGACGATCCACGCCATATCGTACTTGCCGCCATACAGCGGCCCGTTTTCAGCGAACAGGACCGCGCCGGCGTAATTTTTGATCGTCAAGTCGATCCCGACGTCTTTGAGCTCCTGCGCGATCAGCGCTTCTGCCGCGGCGCCCGCGCGATTATCAGCGGCGGTCGAGATCGTCAGCGCGAGCCGTTGACCGTTCTTCACGCGCACGCCGTCCTGATCCGGCGACCAGCCGGCCTTGTCCAGCGTTGTCCGCGCCGCGCTCGGATCGTGCGCCGGCGGCTCGAGCGCGTTGGCAGCCCAGGAAAAGGGCGGGATGTCGGTCACGGCTCGAATCGCGTAGCCGCCGTACACCGCTTTGATGATGCGATCGACGTCGATCGCCTGAGCGATCGCGCGCCGCAGCGCGACGTCCGAGAGAAGCGGGCTCTTGCAATTGAAGTCGAGATGGCGGTAGTTGGCGATCATGTGCTTGGTGACGCGGATGCCGTCGATGGCGTCTAGATCGTGCACTTGCGGTTTGGCGACGCCGTCGACGACGTCGAGCTCGTGCGTGCGCAGCAGCTGGACGACCGTATTCGTGTTGGGCACGACCTTGATGATGATCTGATCCAGTCTCGGTTTGCCGCGCCAGTAGCGCGCGTTGGGAGCGAACACCAATTCCGAACCGTGTTCCCAATGCTGCAGCACGAACGGACCGTCGCCTATCGGCGCGGCGTCGTACGCGATGTTGTGCAGCGTCTTGTAGCGGCTCAGCAGATGCGCGGGCAGCGGCGGGAAGTCGCCCTCGGAGAACAGGTACACGGCGGGACTGAACGGCTCTTTCAGCACGATTGTCACTTGATGTTCGTCGTCGGCGACGATGTCTTTGATCTTGTCGAAGCCGGCCGTACGCACCACCGGATTATTGCCGCCCATGATCGCGCGCCACGTGAAGATGACGTCCTTCGCGGTG includes:
- a CDS encoding halocarboxylic acid dehydrogenase DehI family protein codes for the protein MLTIPLVRESDASDERVREAFRDIKATLRVPLVSQIFQAWATVPRFLDYAWRRFRPNVLAASFIEQSRRISGLAARVVSAWPGDDHGAALRERNVSEADMLRMREISSMFNDLDCKLLAIAHAVRLALGGTQIGGGGISGPQHGGDKDRLSRDHRGLRLSLVDERDAPPRIRTVLEDIKSSLGLSLMPSEYRAIAAFPDWLEIWWKDCKASLNAPRYAALLREVDEAGVEAARALPYRLNLSDELLLRSEVTSDDRARISRINDAFCEMLPGLVITLAVANRGLGQTTGVI
- a CDS encoding peptidase C39 family protein, producing MSSAGGPARAGGDANDRVWVERFQPAASTDIEGDPQMVPGGFTVAIASWNAITPRGSSLELTLRARVGGRWTRWYVMGLWSSNRLAGKRRSLAGQQDTEGKVDTDTLTLRAPADAFQIGVNLQDSADGRSPSIDLLAVATSLGVPPGARADIQKFAWGTDLHVPERTQRVPASPDAVGGGGDAWCSPASVSMVMAYWARDAAHPEWDVDVPAAADGTYDPVYDGTGNWPFNVAFAAEHGLGGYVRQYSNLADLEQLIARAIPVIASLSAKSGELQGAPYDKTDGHLLVVRGFTSAGDVIVNDPYAAPGEIRRIYKRDQFAHVWLDGSGGTVYLIAPPKTIWEITN
- a CDS encoding peptide ABC transporter substrate-binding protein, with protein sequence MRYAAFLSILIALVACSKVSEAPTRGAGNPWTIHGVVRFAESEEPNTLVRMFSNQASADDVTALLFEPFFRFDDRGRPVPSLATIFPSPQNGLISKDGLRVTFKLRKEVLWSDGVPVTAKDVIFTWRAIMGGNNPVVRTAGFDKIKDIVADDEHQVTIVLKEPFSPAVYLFSEGDFPPLPAHLLSRYKTLHNIAYDAAPIGDGPFVLQHWEHGSELVFAPNARYWRGKPRLDQIIIKVVPNTNTVVQLLRTHELDVVDGVAKPQVHDLDAIDGIRVTKHMIANYRHLDFNCKSPLLSDVALRRAIAQAIDVDRIIKAVYGGYAIRAVTDIPPFSWAANALEPPAHDPSAARTTLDKAGWSPDQDGVRVKNGQRLALTISTAADNRAGAAAEALIAQELKDVGIDLTIKNYAGAVLFAENGPLYGGKYDMAWIVNTEGTDPDNLALWGCAYWPPHGGNTNFYCNRRVDAYLADAQHVFDQAARRRDYEAAWRIMLQEVPAVIIYWDNSVVAANSDLRGYKPSPVITDFWNAWEWEI